The genomic window AAAATCTAATTCTAATAATGAAATTAAAGTTGTTAATCCAGTGATTTCAAAACCTTCAACTCTACAATTTGAATCAGTAAATAAAAATATATTTATAAAAGGAATGCCTATTGATTCAGGAGAAAAGATTTATGAATTTTCTCAAAAGTTGTTAGAAGGTAAAACTCCAGTTGATGGAGAAGTCATTTTGGGTGATTATTATAGAGAAAAATTTGGCCTTAAAATTGGAGATGAAATTAGCATCTTTATTTTTGAAAAATTTAAAACTGAAACACTGAAAATCTCTGGTTTCTTTAAATTTGGAGTTCAAAATATCAACGAAAGTTGGCTTATTACTAATTTGGACACAGCACAAAATCTCTTTGAAACAAATTCTGTTACTAATATAGAAATGCAAGTTGATAAACCATTAGAAGTTGAAACTGTACAATCCAATTTAATTGAATCACTATCTCTTGATGAACAATTAAAAATAGTAACCTGGAAGGAGTTAAATGCTGATTTATTAACAGCTTTGAGTAGTCAGTCTCTTTCCAGTATATTAATACAAGTTTTTGTAATTATATCTGTTTCTTTAGCGATTGCCTCTGTTTTGATAGTATCTGTTTTACAAAAATCGCGAGAAATAGGCATCTTAAAAGCTATGGGTATAAAAAATTATCAATCGAGTTTAATTTTTGTACTTGAAGGTTTATTTCTTGGTGTTATCGGTGCAATTATAGGAGTTGTATTAGGAGTTGGACTTATTTTATCTTTTACCACATTTGCTATTAATGCAGATGGGACCCCAGTAATTCCTCTTACTTTTAATTACGGATTTATTCTTTTATCTTTTACCATAGCAGTTTCTTCTGCTCTTATTGCATCTATTATTGCTGGAAGAAAATCTTCTAAATTAAATCCTATTGAGGTGATTAAGAATGGATAATTACTTAATTAAAATGGAAAAGATAAACAAAATATACGGAGATAAAATAAAAAATCATGTAATACACGACCTTGATTTGGAGATAAGAGAAAATTCTTTTGTTTCAATTATTGGGCAATCAGGTAGTGGTAAAACTACACTTCTCAATCTAATGGGAACATTGGATACTCAAACTTCAGGAGAAATAATTATAGATGGAATTAACACAGGGAATATGAGTAAAAAAGAATTAGCAGAATTAAGAAATAAAAAAATTGGATTCATATTTCAATTTCATTATCTTTTAAATGAGTTTACTGTTTTAGAGAATGTGTTAATACCTTATCAGATTTCTGGTAACAAAATAAATCAAAAAGTAAAGAATAAAGCAAAAGAATTGTTAGAGTTAGTTGGTTTAAAAAACGTTATTAATTCGAATTCTAACAAAATATCTGGTGGTCAGCAACAAAGAACTGCAATAGCAAGAAGCTTGATAAATGATCCGCCAATTATACTTGCAGATGAACCTACTGGTAACTTGGATTCAGATACAACAGAAGGTATATACAATTTGTTTAGAAAAATACATAAAGAGTTAAACACTACCTTTGTGATAATAACTCATGATCAACATGTTGCTGAAAAAACGGATAGAATTATAGAATTAAAAGATGGAAGAATTGAATCAGATATATATACTACATAATAATATATCTGTTATATATTGTATATCTATATAATAATATTATTTTATTATTAATATATAGCTATATATAATATCACATTTATATATAGCTATAATTTTATGTATAATATATAAATATTTATACACTATATTATAAAGTCTTTTTAATTTTTAATATCAAATTTTTTATTATGTGTGTAATATCAAAATGGTATAATATTTTTTGAGATGAAATTAATTTATTAAAAATAAATTTTTATTGATCTTGATTTTATTGACAAAAGAGCATAATTATTGTCGGAAAACCTAAGTTTTCCGACATATATTAAAAATATTTTGAAATAAAGCTTTAGAAAGGTGATTATATAAAGGGTTCAGAGGCCTCCTTTCAAAATCCTTTGTGTGGTGATTGTCATTTTAAAATGAACAAATACATTATTTAGTTTTTAAAAGCGTTTCTATGGCTAAAATACAAAGAGGGTATATTACAAAAAATATGTATATGAACAATATAAATATAAATATGCAAGATATAGTATATTATGATTTACTAAAAATAAATAAATTTATGAAACAATAATAGTAATATAATGCAGTGTAAAATATAATATAAAATATATAAAAATATATACGATGATAAATGAGGTGTTTTTTATAAAAATTAAAAAAAGTACTGAAAAGAAAATTGAAATATTATTAGATATTGCAAAAGCAGAAATGTTAGAAAAAGGTATATCAAATTTTAGTTTTGATAAAGTGATTTCTTCAACATCACTTAGTAAAGCTACAGTTTATAAAATATTTATAAATAAAGATGGTTTTATAAAAGCAGTTATAAGCTCTACTCTTGAGGATATTATTCCTCCTTTTAAAGAGTTATTAAATAAATACAAATCTTTATCAGATGCTCTAAATGATTTGGAAAATATTAATTTTGACGCTAAAGCATGGATAGAACAATATCGCATAGAAGATCTTATGGCACATAAAGAATATACAGAATTCATTAATAATTTTTATTATAAACATTTTGGACATTTGATAATGAATAAAATTAAAGAATTCCAAGATGATGGAGATATTAGGAATGATATAGAACCTATATATATATTTGAGTTTATTACTTCAGTTACTAAAGGAATGGGGATAATGTTGAAAGA from Geotoga petraea includes these protein-coding regions:
- a CDS encoding TetR/AcrR family transcriptional regulator yields the protein MFFIKIKKSTEKKIEILLDIAKAEMLEKGISNFSFDKVISSTSLSKATVYKIFINKDGFIKAVISSTLEDIIPPFKELLNKYKSLSDALNDLENINFDAKAWIEQYRIEDLMAHKEYTEFINNFYYKHFGHLIMNKIKEFQDDGDIRNDIEPIYIFEFITSVTKGMGIMLKDKDYKKVVNNYSKLIKSSLTNTREL
- a CDS encoding ABC transporter ATP-binding protein, with the translated sequence MDNYLIKMEKINKIYGDKIKNHVIHDLDLEIRENSFVSIIGQSGSGKTTLLNLMGTLDTQTSGEIIIDGINTGNMSKKELAELRNKKIGFIFQFHYLLNEFTVLENVLIPYQISGNKINQKVKNKAKELLELVGLKNVINSNSNKISGGQQQRTAIARSLINDPPIILADEPTGNLDSDTTEGIYNLFRKIHKELNTTFVIITHDQHVAEKTDRIIELKDGRIESDIYTT
- a CDS encoding ABC transporter permease, producing MAFLSKIAFRFMKKGGGQTILIISAIAIGVAIQIFLGLLIQGLQDSLVNETIGDSSHISVSSKLENGSIQDYENITKQIQKSNSNNEIKVVNPVISKPSTLQFESVNKNIFIKGMPIDSGEKIYEFSQKLLEGKTPVDGEVILGDYYREKFGLKIGDEISIFIFEKFKTETLKISGFFKFGVQNINESWLITNLDTAQNLFETNSVTNIEMQVDKPLEVETVQSNLIESLSLDEQLKIVTWKELNADLLTALSSQSLSSILIQVFVIISVSLAIASVLIVSVLQKSREIGILKAMGIKNYQSSLIFVLEGLFLGVIGAIIGVVLGVGLILSFTTFAINADGTPVIPLTFNYGFILLSFTIAVSSALIASIIAGRKSSKLNPIEVIKNG